The following DNA comes from Castanea sativa cultivar Marrone di Chiusa Pesio chromosome 10, ASM4071231v1.
CCCTCatgaatattacaaaaaaaacttTGAGGACAAGGTTTTGTAAAGGGGAGGGAAATGTTAGGAACTCTATAGACATATAGATAATCATTGTTGTAATGTtgcatttagttagttagttagttgtaGGATTGCAACAAGTTGAGCCAAGTTAGTTACAAGTTGTTAGTTCGTTATTTGGCTAAGCAACTTGTATAAATACTTGTAATCCATAGCATTTTGGATATTAAAgtataaatcaattttttagtgcattagtgcatctctctctctcttaatctctctctcaatatttctCTATGGAGTGTGATTACctcaaattaagtcaatttccctacaattccTATCAATCCCTCTATAATTCCTATGCAATTCCATTAGAAACCACTAGGTTCCTAACACAAGTTGTCTCATCAAAGCTTAGTCAAAATCAGAAAGCAACATCAGCTTCTTAATCGTCTCCCCTACTTATCTCTTAGAGCTTCCACAGCAGATGTGGTATATGTGCTAAATGTTATAATATGGCACATTTGGtacaccaaataccaaaaacggAGCTTTGTCAGATGTGCTAAATGTGCCAAATTTTTGTAACATTGAACAGTATCCTTAAAATTTTGGCATGGTACGAACAGGAAATGGCATatggtttattatttttttattcatctttctctctcctctcacttctttaattgttttttctctctcctcacaatctgtctgtctgtctgtctgtctctctctctctctctctctctctctctctctctctctcctctttagATGAGATTCCTAGCTCCTCCCTCAACCTCAAACTTCAGCTCCTCCCTCGACCTCACAATTTGCCGATCTCGATCTCGGCCAGCTCGATCCGACGGTTCTCGCTTCCTTTCCCTTCCACTATCAAAAATTAAGGGTCCAAAATTCCCCACGCGAACTTAGACccatcaaatttgattctaCACCACAAGACCATCCGACAGCCAAGATTTCTCGGTGCTCCCGTATGACGTGTTGACGAAAATCGTGGCGTTGTTTAGCCTCCAAAACCTTTGAGCCGCGTCGTTGGTGTGCAGGTCGTGGAGCGAGGCACTTAAGTCGTTGAGAGAGGCAATGCTGTTGTTGCATTAGGGGAAGCGGTTCAAGCACGGTCAAGGTGGAGTAACCAAACACCACAAATGGGACGGCGTCGTTCTTGCCTCGATCTCGCCTCTGTCAAACTCTGCGCGATCTAACCTGCCACTGTCTCGCCGTCCAGGTCTCTCTGATCTCGCTTGCCACCATCTTGCCGTCTAGGTTGTCTAGGTCTCTCCGATCTAACCCTCCACCATCTCGCACACTGCAagatctctcttctttctcttgcggTGGTTGTGGCGGTGTTTTTTAGGGTGGTTGTagtgggttgtgtttggttaATTTGAGTCGTGGTTGGCTAATTTGAGCGGTGGTTGGTTGATTTTGGGATTTGTGGTTGTGCCAATCTCTCtggttgttttaattttaattttaattttttttaagatggcattggtggatgtgggtttgtgccaGTGGTGGCTGGTCggtattgttgttgttggtggccgTTGTTGCGGCAGTGGTGGATGtgccgttgttgttgttgatggtgatgACAAGGggaaataatatattattttaatgtgtagtaaatattattttaatatgtagaATTGAATGATAGAACATTTGATAAATGAGATGATGTAAAATggtgtggtaaaataataaagtaaactTTTggtgttgtaaaatggtatttttTATACCACatctgctgtgaatgctctaaggtCATTCTATATATTGGACCAAAGAAGTTTACGTACCTTGAAGACATACTACAAATTTTCAGTTCTAATTAATACTGcatcaaacataatttaaattttaatctgACTCCAACCTAGCTAATTTTCGAAGTGGGGAATGAAAATTCAAAGGATCAAATCAGTACTCCGTGTGCAATATGTAAATTAATTAgaagcatatatataaattcaatataCCACCTtctcagctaaaaaaaaaaaaaaaaaaaaatcaatataccGCCGATTGAGAGTAATAGTCCGTAAAAACTGCATAGCAGCCCTTGcgttggacttggatttccaACTACTCTCTTAAAATTGAACATAATGTTGGAAGTTTGTGAGTTTATAGTAAAAGATAAAGCCTAAAAACAATGCCAAGTGTAACTTCATGCTGAATTTAGATAGGTTGGGCACGTGAACAGTGTAAGATATGAGCTCCATATCTTGACTTCTTCATGTCCAGCCGAATGAGACCTCATCATCatgaaaaattttcaacaaaaaatttggtCACGTAACTACTACACTTGTGTGTCCTATAGCCGCATCCCAAACCCATCCTCACCAGTCACCAGTATATAAACCTTTGCCATTTTCTCACAAACACATATATCCAAGCACAAATTAGCAATAATGAGTCTTTTCAAAAACCTCTCCGTAATCTCCTTCCTTTTCATCACTCTTTGCTTTGCCTTGGCTGATGCAGCCAGATTCGATATTAAAAACAATTGCCCTTACACTGTTTGGGCTGCGGCTGTGCCTGGTGGTGGCAAGCAGCTCAACCGAGGAGAAACTTGGACCCTCAACGTCAACCCTGGCACGACACAGGCTCGCATATGGGCTCGAACCAAGTGCACCTTTGATGGGTCAGGACGTGGCAAATGTGAGACTGGTGATTGTGGGGGGCTCCTACAATGCAAAGCCTACGGTGTACCCCCCAACACCCTAGCTGAATACGCCTTAAACCAATTTGGCAACAAGGATTTCTTTGATATCTCCCTTGTTGATGGGTTTAATGTCCCAATGGAACTTAGTCCCACATCTAATGGGTGCCTGGGATGCACGGACGCGGCAccggaggtgccgcacccgcgtccgacgcggcgggACTCGCcgacgcgcgagggacgccgctgctcgcgcGTCGGTGCGGCGTCCGGCCGCGTCGGCCACGTGGCAGATGGATTTTCACGCCGACTCGCGCCGACGCGGCGTGGACTCGGCGCGATTCGCGCTGACTCGGTCGGAATCGCGCCGAATCGGCCGGAATCGGCCGTATCGGCCGTATCGGGCGAAACCGCCGAAATTTCCGGTTCAGCCCGATATGGCCGATTcaggccgaaattcaaaaaaaaaaaaaaatagaaaggtgCGAAACGCACCGTATGAACTAAACCTAAACCTACTTCAGCCAAAACAGAACACTGCATTCTCACTTCaccaaattaacaaaaatctcatccGTGCTCTTATtagctctctgcctctctgcctctctgcctctctgctcTCAGCTTTGTGCTCTGCCTCTCAGCTGTGAGCTGTGTGCTCTGCCCTCCATCTTGGTCTTTGCCTTCAAGCTTCAGCCCTCCATCTCTGCCTTTACTCTCTCCGTCTCCCCTGTTCAAGCTTCAAGCCTTCAACCCTTCGGCcttcactttcaagtttcaagtttcaatctCTCTCACGCAttctcaactctctctcacgcattctcaagtctcaactcaGGTATTAATAAAGCTTTCACTTTCAATCTTAGTTTGATTtagtttgatttgtgatttgtgaatcttagtttgtgatttgtgaatgtGATTTGTGAATCTTAGTTTGATTTAGCTTTCACTTTCAAATTCTtagttttatttagttaatagttatcaAATAATAGTTTGAGTTGAGAATAATAGTTTGTGAATCTGTAAACTTGGTTAATATCATGAACTGTGAATCTATGAATCTGTGACACTGTGAATTTGTGAACTTGGTTtgatttattctaaatttatttagttaatagttattatttgtaggttaaattcaatttattgaATTTGCAATGGACGAAGTTACTAGCACAGAAACTTCACCTTCGTCTAATCAAGAAGTGCCAAATGATGAATCTTCTCTTTGGCAGTATGTGACTAAAGTAGAAAAACCAGCTGGTGCATCTGTTAAATCAGGGGGAAACACATACTTTAAGTGCAATTATTGTGGTGTAGTTTATATGGGATCTTATTCTAGGGTTAAGgctcatttgttaaaaattccTAATAAAGGAATTAAACCGTGCCCTAAGGTGACACCGAGTCATAGGCTGGAAATGCAGCAAATGTATGATAAAGTTGAGAATGATAAATTAGAGAGGGAACGGAGAAGTCAAATTCCCTTACCCCCACCTCCCCCAGGCCGTGGGCCTATACCTATTTCCCAATTTCGGAGACATGAAAGGAGTGATAGTACAAATCCGATTGATGGTAAGAGGAGGAAGGTGGCTGTAAATAATACTTTGGAGAAAGCATAccagaataatgctagacatgaGTTGGATAGTACAATTGCTAGGATGTTTTACACCGCTGGGCTTCCGTTTAACTTTGCAAGGAACCCATATTATCGTAATTCCTATGCATATGCTGCTACTCATAGCATTCCGGGTTATGTTCCTCCTGGATACAATGCTTTGagaacaacacttttgcaaaaagaaagagcTCATGTTGAAGGACTTCTGAAACCAATTAAGGACTTTTGGCTTGAACATGGTGTAAGTATAGTTTCTGATGGATGGTCTGATCCACAAAGGAggcctcttattaatattatggctGTATCAGATGGGGGTCCAGTGTTTATAAAGGCAATTGATGGGTCAGGTGAATTCAAAGACAAACATTATATTGCTGGGGTGTTGAAGGATGCTATAAAAGAGATTGGACATGAAAAAGTTGTCCAAGTCATCACTGATAATGCTAGTGTGATGAAGGCTGCTGGATCTCTTATTGAAAGTGagtatcctaaaatattttggacaccctgcgttgtccacactctcaatctagctttgaagaatatttgtgcagcaaaaaacactgaaaagaatgaagttacatatgaggaatgtagttggattacacgtattggtgatgatgcatccttcatacgtgtttttatcatgaaccattcaatgaggttggcaatgtttaatgaattttgtccattaaaacTGCTCCAAGTTGCTGATACTAGATTTGCTTCAGTTGTTGTAATGCTAAAaaggttgaagttgataaaaagatgcCTTCAAGCCATGGCTATTAGTGACCAATGGGCTTCTTATAGGGAGGATGATGTTGGAAAAGCTCAAAAAGTGAAAGATCTGATTCTAAGTGATCTTTGGTGGGATAATATTGATTATATCCTTGAATTCACAGcacctatttatgatatgctACGAATGGCCGACACAGATAAGCCTTGTCTTCATCTTATGTATGAAATGTGGGATTCAATGATAGAGAAGGTGAAAGCAGCAATATATCGGCACGAAGGCTTGGAAGATGATCAGCATTGCtcattttggagtgtggtgtatGATATACTCATTGATCGATGGACTAAAAACTGTACACCACTACATTGCTTAGctcattccttaaatcctaagtaagtacatttattttttattttctttagttcccctttctagtaaaacacaccttttatttatatttgttttttaatctttaactctagGTATTACTCCATTGAATGGCTTTCGGAAAATCCAAAACGCGTTGCTCCACATCGAGATTatgaaatttctatggaaaGGTGCAAGTGTTTAGATCGATACTTTGAAGATGGGAATGAATTAAGTGTGGTGAAGTTTGAGTTTGCAGCATTTTCAGGAGGGAGGTTTCCTTCACCAGCTGCCTTGACAGATAGGTGGATCTTACAACCTTTGGATTGGTGGCAATACCATGGTACCgcatttccaactcttcaaacccttgcccttaagcttcttggacaaccttgttcatcctcatgtgctgagaggaattggagcacatacaaattcattcattccttaaaaagaaacaaaatggctcCTGCACGTGCTGATgatttggtatatgtgcattCTAATCTTCGACTCTTGTCAAGGCGCAATGCGGAGTACATACATACCGCAACAAAGATGTGGGACATTGGAGGAGACTCTTGGAATGAGAGCGACATACATGGAGGAGCTGGAATTCTTGAGAGTGCAACCCTTACTCTTGATGAGCCAGAGTTGGAGGCCATAGTTATTGGGAATGTTAGCACTAGTGCTACtactagtgaaagtgaagttcgaagtgaagttcgaagtgaatctattgatcttgatgatgaagatgttgggatttgattgtcttgttgattgtcttttatttagttttagtttcaaacttatgagttgtattctaatttctgaACATCTTggaatgttttagtttcaatcttgtgggttgtatttaatttatgaacatcatgttttagttattatctactgttgttcttaaatttggtatatgtttatataatgtgaaaaagtatgcttagtaatatattaaaaatataaataaatatatttttaataattttttaatcgccgagtcccgccgcacccgcacccacctttttcaaaaattgccgagtcccgcacccgcacccgcacccgcacccgtgcttcatagatggGTGCACCCGTGGAATAAAATGTACTGCTGATATCAATGGGCAGTGCCCAAGAGAGTTGAAGGCTCCAGGTGGGTGTAACAATCCATGTACTGTATTCAAGACTGATCAATATTGTTGCAATTCTGGAAAATGTGGTCCAACAAATTACTCTAAGTTTTTCAAGGATCGGTGCTCAGATGCTTACAGTTACCCTAAGGATGACCAGACAAGCACATTTACGTGCAATGCTGGGACTAACTATAAGGTTGTGTTCTGCCCTTGAGTAGCTGTTTCCTTTGGTTTAGAGGGAAAGAACTAGTAGTTAGTTCTAAGCATGTAATGTAATAAAAGCTTGTAAGCCTCTTGTAGGCACACGTTGTGGTGTGCTCTTGTTATGTTATTAAACTTCTAATAACGTCTCTACGTAGTTAAGccaggatatatatatatatatatatatatatatatatatatatatatatatatgttttatgagcttattcatattttatatgCTAATTCTTATGAATAATTAAACTTACATACCTATGGTTTAAGCTAATTACTTTACACATTTAAAGCTAGCTTTGTTATGCAATAATAACTTCCATGTGTGCCCCCTTAAAGAACACATCGATCATTGTATGTATATTAAATTGGAAGCTCAATCAAGAATTCAAATTATATTCTAATTACATTCCCATAGACACTCAATCTTGCCctcataaaattttagaagataACTAAAATGATCATTCGAAATATCTAATAACCATaattgcatttcatgcattGAATCATCCAtcacattttataaaaatgattttgagaTTCTAAAGATTACAACAATATGTTCGGTTACCAAATTGAATCGTCAGATTGGAAGATATTACGAGATCAGGTTTTCACAGTCTGCATGCATTTCATTTGGGTGAAGTCGATCAcgtgtgattaattgaaattaatttttattggtcaataattaaaattaattaaataatttatgtgattggttATTGATTTTGAGTAAAAATGAGTTTggttgcataggaataaaatgaATAATCTGATAATGTGGAAATTGTTGATAATTAGGCTTTTAGGGGTAATTATCTTTTagataattattcttttaaggatttcattatcaaattaaaatggATTTTATTTGGAATATAAGTTTGAAAAATGTCCAAGTACAATTTCCGGCCGAGAAAATGCccaaaaaagagtccaaaacGAATTAGAAGAGGAAACCGAGCCAAGCACTGAGGAGTGACAATCGACACTTCATcagtgccaatcggcacttaAGGAGTGCTGATCAACACTTCCACAGTGCCGATTGGCACAGGTTGTGAATTAGGCCTAGAAACGATTAGCTTAGGCTTAGGCCTATCAGATTCGATTTTTTAGGGATAAAACTTGACCTAATTCGTATAGGCTGATTTTCTAAGCAACtctagcttattttttaagcataaacaCCTCTATAAATAAAGgagaaaatccaaaatccaacaCCTCTAACCCCTTTGCCCCTTAACATTAAAGAAACTCTGAAAGTTTGACTTTAAGAGTTTCTTTTCTGTTAAGTATTAATTCTTTAGAACTTAGAGAGACTCATTCTCTCCCCTGTAGAATTTTTTCATGCATTGATGTAGGTATCATTTCTACTCTCTTATTAACATGTTTATTCTTTCATTAGCATATGTatctaattatattttctatgtaatttTAATCTCTAAATAtgattttcttgttttgaacctttatttcataaaaaatgtaatGATTGTTTGTTCATCTATGTCATATGTTTAATCATATAGGTGTAGGATGTATATGATATTATCTTAGATCtgttgttcttttttaattaaaaaaataagatttgaaaatgctttttaaaaatctattcCTGTTttcgaattaaaaaaaataagatcttaaatttttatttcaaaatccactttgttttctaacaaaaaatcagatctaaaattttatttcaaaattcattatgttttttaattaaaaaaatcagttgCGATTTCTCTTTGaagctcattttttttaattaaaaaatccgGTTTGAAAATTCTTCTTAAAATCCAATTTgctttctaattaaaaaaattagatctgaatttttttttttcaaaatacattctgttttcttaaaaaaaaaatcagatctgaaattttatttcaaaattcattatgttttttaattaaaaaaaaaatcagatttgtaatTTCTCTTTGAagttcattttgttttttaattaaaaaaatcagatctaaaatttttatttaaaatatattctgttttctaattgaaaaaatcagatctgagaattttacttcaaaattcattgtgttttttaattaaaaaaaatcagatttgaaatttctctttaaaatttatttttttgtttaattaaaaaatcagatttgaaaattctctttaaaattcattctgttttttaattaaaaaatcagatttgaaaattctcttCAAAATTCATTCtgttgtttaattaaaaaatcagatttgaaatttctctttGAAGTTCAttctgttttttaatttaaaaaatcagatttgaaaattctcttTAAAATTCATTCTCTTTGTTAATTAAAAAGTTAGGTCTGAAAATTCTCTTTAAAATTCATACtgttgtttaattaaaaaaatcagatttgaaaattctctttaaaagtcattctgttttttaattaaaaaatcagatttaaaaaTTCTCTTTAAAATTCATTctgttatataattaaaaaatcagatttgaaatttctctttgaagttcattttttttttaattaaaaaatcatatttgaaatttttctttcaaattcattctctttgttaattaaaaaaataagatctggaatttttcttcaaaaatcattcactttgttaattaaaaatcatatatctaaaattcttctttaaaaatcatttttttacaattaaaaaaaaatcagatttaatTTCATCATACAGAAGAGCTACATATCTAAGATTTTTGTATAATATCTAACCATAAGTGTAAAAATATTCATACAACATATTGCATGTCATTATAAGGGTATTTAAATGATCATTTAAAATCTAGAAGACTGAACACTATCCGGGTAGAATGGTGCCTAACACATTCCTATTTTGTAACCTAGCTCCTGAACATTAGAATCTTAAGTTCATAGAGATAATGTCTTATTTTCTTCTGACatattgtaactaggaaacaaagccttgtattttttttactagattgtAACAAGGAAATAAAGTTATGTACAGTTCTTTTTATCAAGATGTATGTATTCAAGCATATGCTGTGTATCTAAGAGTTAAGCCTTTTTTAGAcacttttggatatacaccactgctagtttctttaaaacattCTCTTCTTtccccttgtgtgtgtgtgtgtgtgtgtgtgtgtgtgtgtgttaaaatactttgtattcttaaaagaaaaaacagtgggCTAATCCCACATGggaaaatgagtgtgagttatAGAGGTTTAAAGCATGTGTtgtgtatccaagagttagGCAATTTTTAGGcctttttggatatacaccactattagtttctttaaaatattCTCCCCTGTTAccttgtgtgtatgtgtgttgtTAAAgtacttagtattctcaaaagaaaaaacagtgggTTAATTCCATATTGGAAAATGAATGTGAGTTATTGAAGTTTAAAGTATGTGCTGTGTATCTAAGAGTTATGtcattttggatatacacctctgttagtttttttaaaaccttctcctctctcctcttgtgtgtgtgtgtgtgaaaatacttagtattcttaaaagaaaaaacagtgagtttatcccacattggaaaatgagtgtgagtAATAGAAGTTTAAAATATGTACTGTGTATTTAAGAGTTAAGCCATTTTTAGGCctttttggatatatatatata
Coding sequences within:
- the LOC142612882 gene encoding thaumatin-like protein; translation: MSLFKNLSVISFLFITLCFALADAARFDIKNNCPYTVWAAAVPGGGKQLNRGETWTLNVNPGTTQARIWARTKCTFDGSGRGKCETGDCGGLLQCKAYGVPPNTLAEYALNQFGNKDFFDISLVDGFNVPMELSPTSNGYGCTRGIKCTADINGQCPRELKAPGGCNNPCTVFKTDQYCCNSGKCGPTNYSKFFKDRCSDAYSYPKDDQTSTFTCNAGTNYKVVFCP
- the LOC142612881 gene encoding putative transcriptional regulator tpeD, encoding MFYTAGLPFNFARNPYYRNSYAYAATHSIPGYVPPGYNALRTTLLQKERAHVEGLLKPIKDFWLEHGVSIVSDGWSDPQRRPLINIMAVSDGGPVFIKAIDGSGEFKDKHYIAGVLKDAIKEIGHEKVVQVITDNASVMKAAGSLIESEYPKIFWTPCVVHTLNLALKNICAAKNTEKNEVTYEECSWITRIGDDASFIRVFIMNHSMRLAMFNEFCPLKLLQVADTRFASVVVMLKRLKLIKRCLQAMAISDQWASYREDDVGKAQKVKDLILSDLWWDNIDYILEFTAPIYDMLRMADTDKPCLHLMYEMWDSMIEKVKAAIYRHEGLEDDQHCSFWSVVYDILIDRWTKNCTPLHCLAHSLNPKYYSIEWLSENPKRVAPHRDYEISMERCKCLDRYFEDGNELSVVKFEFAAFSGGRFPSPAALTDRWILQPLDWWQYHGTAFPTLQTLALKLLGQPCSSSCAERNWSTYKFIHSLKRNKMAPARADDLVYVHSNLRLLSRRNAEYIHTATKMWDIGGDSWNESDIHGGAGILESATLTLDEPELEAIVIGNVSTSATTSESEVRSEVRSESIDLDDEDVGI